The Sphingobacterium bambusae genome includes a window with the following:
- a CDS encoding DUF4870 domain-containing protein, whose translation MNAKTQSILSYLGILWLVAFFGGKAQRSALSNYHLKQGFGLLLTALIVNIVSYVLISLVPALSIIISVIGLLFLILMVFGIINAVNEVKRPLPLLGKLFEDKFSFIEQ comes from the coding sequence ATGAATGCCAAAACACAATCTATTCTCAGTTACTTAGGTATTTTATGGTTGGTCGCATTTTTTGGCGGAAAAGCACAGCGAAGTGCATTAAGTAACTACCATCTAAAGCAAGGATTTGGACTACTATTGACCGCTTTAATCGTTAATATCGTTTCTTATGTACTGATTTCTTTGGTACCAGCTTTGAGCATTATTATCAGCGTAATCGGCTTATTATTTTTAATTCTGATGGTTTTCGGTATTATTAATGCCGTAAACGAAGTAAAGCGGCCTTTGCCACTTTTAGGAAAACTGTTTGAAGACAAATTTTCCTTTATTGAACAGTAG
- a CDS encoding helix-turn-helix transcriptional regulator, with protein MCICRISFKIAFFCLLLCGSIGFSTAQDIDVSTQQVLEKVEELQLQNKRKEVIHVLDTAIKSIPRHADLAYLYAYKSSWYSATDSLVLGKRFADQSMEYASLSGNKAAKAAAYRAKAYLNNMLGLTDAVVSDALKGLQFIDGDSQDLTTKYALNYLLYGAYSKWGDSQKMQKYIQAFQRYALEAKNINLQANVQNGLSSMYQARYHKTKDKNLIDSSLLCLNKAFELHWQHPEKVSGNTFVISCINLANYYLEFAAVPEAVRQEKAFQYLRFAEDKLRNGHASAEKWISVFGIKSGFAKREGKLDLAEQYLQQGLSLLMSNEGSHYKVAYAVNKELAAITLQRNEPALAITYQQRAEELLKKSFDEQQLLNAQKLEIQFETEKKDQQLRLLKEREEFRKKQNYLYGGIAVALTFGLVFMFVSYHFRLRYAIERERKMQKQKEDAEQQALLQLKLEQEEQARLKAEQELLEIRQQQLEKEALANNLLIERKNDTLKQIQEKIQHGESAYAQKLIKEEMLMQADFEVIKMQIQELHPEFFKRLAALAKQKLTPLDLRYCTYLSLNMTTKQMAQALHVEPQSVRMFKYRLKQKFGLGKDSDLEDLLTKL; from the coding sequence ATGTGTATATGCCGCATTTCTTTTAAAATAGCTTTTTTCTGCCTGCTGCTTTGTGGTTCCATAGGCTTTTCCACTGCGCAAGACATCGATGTGTCTACACAGCAAGTGCTGGAAAAGGTGGAGGAATTGCAGTTGCAGAATAAGCGCAAAGAAGTTATCCATGTATTGGATACAGCGATAAAGAGCATCCCGCGGCATGCAGATTTGGCCTATCTCTACGCGTACAAGAGCAGTTGGTATAGCGCAACGGATAGCCTCGTGCTGGGCAAACGATTTGCCGATCAAAGTATGGAGTATGCCTCACTATCGGGCAACAAGGCGGCCAAAGCTGCAGCTTACCGCGCGAAGGCCTACCTCAACAATATGTTGGGGCTTACCGACGCAGTGGTCAGCGACGCGCTGAAGGGGCTACAATTCATTGATGGCGACAGCCAAGATTTAACCACGAAATATGCGCTGAATTATTTGCTTTATGGCGCATATAGTAAATGGGGCGATAGCCAGAAAATGCAAAAATACATACAGGCCTTTCAGCGCTATGCGCTGGAAGCAAAGAACATCAATTTGCAGGCAAACGTGCAAAACGGACTGTCGAGTATGTATCAAGCTCGATACCACAAAACAAAAGATAAAAATTTAATTGATAGCTCTTTGCTGTGTTTAAATAAAGCATTTGAGCTGCACTGGCAACATCCTGAAAAGGTCAGTGGCAATACCTTTGTTATTTCCTGTATCAATCTCGCTAATTATTATTTAGAATTTGCTGCTGTGCCAGAGGCTGTGCGGCAGGAAAAAGCTTTTCAATACCTCCGTTTTGCGGAAGATAAATTGCGGAACGGCCACGCTTCCGCAGAAAAATGGATCAGTGTGTTTGGGATCAAAAGCGGATTTGCAAAACGCGAAGGCAAGCTTGATCTTGCCGAGCAATATCTCCAACAGGGCTTATCCCTCTTGATGAGCAATGAAGGTAGCCACTACAAGGTGGCTTACGCCGTCAATAAAGAACTAGCGGCAATTACCTTACAACGAAATGAACCTGCCCTCGCGATCACCTATCAACAACGCGCGGAGGAACTGCTGAAAAAGTCGTTCGATGAGCAACAGCTCTTGAATGCCCAGAAATTGGAAATTCAATTCGAAACTGAAAAGAAGGATCAGCAGTTGCGCTTGCTTAAAGAACGTGAAGAATTCCGCAAAAAGCAAAATTACCTCTACGGGGGAATTGCTGTTGCCCTGACCTTTGGTTTGGTTTTCATGTTTGTGTCCTACCACTTCCGCTTGCGATATGCTATCGAGCGCGAGCGAAAGATGCAGAAGCAAAAGGAGGATGCGGAGCAGCAGGCACTACTCCAGCTCAAATTGGAGCAGGAAGAACAAGCGCGGCTCAAGGCCGAACAAGAGCTGCTCGAAATCCGACAACAGCAACTCGAAAAAGAAGCGCTGGCCAATAATTTGCTTATCGAGCGTAAAAACGATACGCTGAAGCAAATCCAAGAAAAGATACAACACGGTGAATCCGCTTACGCACAAAAATTGATTAAGGAAGAGATGTTGATGCAGGCCGATTTCGAAGTAATCAAGATGCAGATTCAAGAGCTGCATCCCGAGTTTTTTAAACGATTGGCAGCACTGGCCAAACAGAAGCTGACACCACTAGACCTGCGCTACTGCACCTACCTATCGCTAAACATGACAACCAAGCAGATGGCACAGGCCTTGCACGTTGAACCTCAAAGCGTGCGCATGTTCAAATATCGACTCAAACAGAAATTTGGCTTGGGCAAGGACAGCGATTTGGAAGACCTGCTAACCAAGCTCTAG
- a CDS encoding helix-turn-helix transcriptional regulator translates to MYNLILLTASPFLFGAKHVSRIVILYIFILILFLVNYYTDFKIFFNGSCSPAALEQGAFISPFIQALIISGINGVYVSKMLLSSATQIQSKRHALPQKNYKDCANRELQSEESDDKHQLQALVKLALSNPETLVIQFNQHYPLLFDQLLAVNPRMTTTEYKTLILIKLGFATKDISSIEFISVRTVETRKNRIRKNFGLSPHTNIYRWLNAFPE, encoded by the coding sequence ATGTATAACCTGATTTTGTTGACCGCTTCGCCTTTTTTATTTGGCGCTAAACATGTCTCGCGCATCGTCATTCTTTACATCTTTATTCTAATTCTCTTTCTCGTAAACTACTATACAGACTTCAAAATATTCTTTAACGGATCCTGCTCCCCAGCTGCCTTGGAGCAAGGTGCGTTTATCAGCCCGTTTATTCAGGCACTTATCATCTCTGGAATAAATGGGGTCTATGTTAGTAAAATGCTCCTGTCATCCGCTACGCAAATACAGTCGAAGCGACATGCTTTGCCCCAAAAGAACTACAAAGACTGTGCGAACCGGGAATTACAAAGTGAAGAGAGCGATGATAAGCACCAATTGCAAGCCCTAGTAAAACTTGCCCTGTCCAATCCCGAAACATTGGTGATCCAATTCAATCAGCACTACCCTTTACTATTTGACCAATTACTGGCCGTTAACCCCAGAATGACTACGACGGAATACAAAACATTAATTTTAATTAAACTAGGCTTTGCTACGAAAGATATTTCGAGTATCGAGTTTATCTCCGTTAGGACGGTGGAGACACGAAAGAATAGGATACGAAAGAATTTTGGACTTAGTCCCCATACGAATATCTATAGATGGCTAAATGCATTCCCCGAATAG
- a CDS encoding TolC family protein, which translates to MASQFTGQTYMMDYTSSLNLSWEVDIWGKIKGQQQESLIDLLKTEEAVHAVKTRLVSEVVTGYYNLLMLDKQLSVSRENLLFADSTLLILKKQHALGLASLVAVQQQEMSTDQLQKSIPEIERAIHVQENALSVLAGNYPGKVERQQGLDQVIVPEGLETGVPANLLSYRPDVRSRELDLRRSLASIHIARVSMYPVLNITAQGGLNALMAENWFNIPGSLFGTAAGAIAQPLLNGRQLKTRFKQAEISGEQAALHFRQSVLSAAAEVSDALIQIKKIEEQEVVSERMVQRAADLVDNSLKLYTYSEATYLEVIVAHTAKLQAELDLAAVKAQKLNAIATLYRSLGGGWL; encoded by the coding sequence ATGGCCAGCCAGTTTACTGGCCAAACCTACATGATGGATTATACCTCTTCCCTGAACCTTTCGTGGGAGGTTGATATTTGGGGCAAGATTAAAGGGCAGCAGCAGGAAAGCCTGATCGACCTGCTGAAAACAGAGGAGGCTGTTCATGCGGTAAAAACCCGCTTGGTCAGTGAGGTGGTGACGGGGTACTATAACCTGCTGATGCTCGATAAGCAGCTATCGGTGAGCAGGGAAAACCTGTTGTTTGCAGATAGCACACTGTTGATCTTGAAAAAGCAACATGCACTCGGTCTAGCAAGTTTAGTCGCTGTGCAACAGCAGGAAATGTCAACAGATCAGCTGCAAAAAAGCATTCCGGAGATCGAACGTGCTATCCATGTGCAGGAGAATGCGCTGAGCGTGTTGGCCGGCAATTATCCTGGTAAAGTGGAGCGGCAACAGGGGTTGGATCAGGTGATCGTCCCAGAGGGGTTGGAGACCGGCGTCCCCGCAAACCTCTTGTCCTACCGTCCAGATGTTAGATCGCGTGAGCTGGACCTGCGGCGCAGCCTTGCCTCCATACACATTGCTAGGGTAAGCATGTACCCTGTGCTGAACATCACGGCGCAGGGTGGACTAAATGCGCTGATGGCGGAAAATTGGTTCAACATACCGGGATCCCTGTTTGGCACGGCGGCAGGGGCGATCGCGCAACCGCTGTTGAACGGAAGGCAGCTCAAGACGCGCTTTAAACAGGCGGAGATATCCGGCGAACAAGCGGCACTACATTTTAGGCAGTCTGTGCTAAGTGCGGCGGCGGAAGTGTCGGATGCGCTGATTCAAATAAAGAAGATCGAAGAGCAAGAGGTCGTTTCCGAACGAATGGTGCAGCGGGCAGCTGATCTTGTCGACAACTCGCTCAAACTTTATACCTATAGCGAGGCAACCTACTTGGAAGTGATCGTAGCGCATACAGCAAAGCTGCAAGCGGAACTTGACCTAGCAGCTGTAAAAGCACAAAAGCTAAATGCTATAGCTACGCTGTACCGATCTTTAGGTGGCGGCTGGCTTTAA
- a CDS encoding helix-turn-helix domain-containing protein → MSDIPVSTLKLHQIVDLMLVPQRNRDYVVAAASYHDMQISLARFYRAEYFGLILIEQGSSYYSVGDYEYEVKAGDILFCVPQEIFKVHLLSADYKASQIFFSADMLSDAGFNYRSNDILKSFSSNPSYVIMDQKALFDRLKFHIQELSYLNDFRNAVYFHHEMIWHHFSLLMYEFENYTKQNKVNTKTTSREEAITTAFFALVRQFYIQHHDVQFYADKLFISRKYLSRVIKSSMDHSPKDIINQVLLIEAKILLRNTANNVNQVAGILHFSNQAVFSKFFKKLSGKTPLDYKSDDLF, encoded by the coding sequence ATGTCAGATATTCCAGTTAGCACGCTAAAATTGCATCAGATCGTCGATCTCATGCTTGTCCCACAACGGAATAGAGATTATGTTGTTGCGGCGGCGAGCTACCATGATATGCAGATTTCGCTAGCCAGATTTTACCGAGCCGAATATTTCGGTCTTATTCTGATTGAACAGGGGAGCAGCTATTACAGCGTAGGTGACTACGAATATGAAGTTAAAGCCGGCGATATCCTATTTTGCGTTCCACAGGAAATTTTCAAAGTACATTTGCTGTCTGCAGATTACAAGGCTTCGCAAATTTTCTTTTCGGCGGATATGTTGTCTGATGCCGGCTTTAACTATCGATCAAATGACATCCTGAAGAGTTTTTCCAGCAATCCTTCGTATGTCATTATGGATCAGAAGGCGCTTTTTGACCGATTGAAATTCCATATTCAAGAGCTTTCCTATCTGAACGATTTTAGAAATGCCGTGTATTTCCATCATGAAATGATCTGGCATCATTTCTCCCTGCTGATGTATGAGTTTGAGAATTACACAAAGCAGAATAAGGTCAATACTAAAACCACGTCACGCGAGGAAGCTATAACGACAGCATTTTTTGCACTGGTTAGGCAGTTCTACATCCAACACCACGATGTGCAGTTCTATGCGGACAAGCTATTCATCAGCAGGAAATACCTCAGCCGTGTGATTAAGAGCAGCATGGATCACAGTCCAAAGGATATCATCAATCAAGTGCTTTTGATCGAAGCGAAGATTCTACTCCGAAATACGGCCAACAACGTCAATCAGGTAGCTGGTATACTCCACTTTTCCAACCAGGCGGTATTCAGTAAATTTTTCAAAAAGCTCTCCGGTAAAACGCCTCTCGATTACAAATCAGACGATCTCTTTTAA
- a CDS encoding HD domain-containing protein, with the protein MIYEDPLYGTIEIPRPLEEVFYSDALQRLGRVHQAGAIYLIDPRIKHTRLEHSVGVMYLVRLFGGSLSEQLAALLHDVSHTAFSHVVDQVFEKAGEDYHEEIWDSVIARSAIPAILRSQGYKLEAIVDAEHSLLEQPYPYLCADRLDYCLRDLFTAGWLTREEALAYLKQLTVKEGRIGYSTASAESWFKAKFQLLNEQYFRKAEYLYVNHGFAAILKYALAHGILSEEDLLTDDHAVMDTLHRDQHCSAMLMDLRQMKGFAAFDQSKAASGLKERKM; encoded by the coding sequence ATGATCTATGAAGACCCACTTTATGGAACGATCGAGATACCTCGTCCTTTGGAGGAGGTTTTCTACAGTGACGCCCTACAACGCCTAGGGCGTGTGCATCAGGCAGGCGCAATATATCTTATCGATCCACGCATTAAGCATACGCGTTTGGAACACTCCGTTGGCGTGATGTACTTGGTTCGCCTTTTTGGCGGTAGCCTAAGCGAGCAGCTTGCGGCTTTACTACATGATGTTTCGCATACCGCATTTTCGCATGTCGTGGATCAGGTTTTTGAAAAAGCGGGAGAAGACTACCATGAAGAAATTTGGGACAGCGTAATCGCTCGTTCCGCTATACCAGCTATTTTGCGTAGCCAAGGATACAAGCTAGAGGCGATTGTTGACGCCGAGCACAGCCTATTGGAACAACCCTATCCATACCTTTGCGCCGATCGCTTAGATTATTGCTTGCGCGATCTCTTTACGGCAGGTTGGCTGACGCGTGAAGAAGCACTGGCCTACCTGAAACAACTAACGGTAAAGGAAGGACGTATTGGCTATAGCACGGCGTCCGCTGAAAGCTGGTTTAAAGCGAAGTTTCAGCTATTGAATGAACAGTATTTTAGGAAGGCCGAGTATCTCTACGTGAACCATGGCTTTGCGGCTATACTTAAATACGCGCTTGCACATGGCATCCTATCTGAAGAAGATCTATTGACGGATGACCATGCCGTCATGGATACGCTTCACCGCGATCAGCATTGCAGCGCAATGCTCATGGATTTGCGACAGATGAAAGGCTTTGCTGCATTTGACCAATCAAAGGCCGCTTCTGGACTAAAAGAACGGAAGATGTAG
- a CDS encoding iron-containing alcohol dehydrogenase — protein sequence MSKLFIAGELHHGVGTLAALKDVKGKRAYIVTGGSSMKKSGTLERTIAYLEEAGLETRVFDGVEEDPSSDTCMKGAAAFAEFQPDWIVGLGGCSAIDAAKTMWIFYEHPTTDFDALITPFQVPVLRNKAKFIAIPSTSGTGTETTGLAVITDREKGVKYPIVSYELTPDIAIVDGEICQTMPAHVTANTGLDALTHCVEAYVSNIDDIFADVLAKGGLEIVFENLPEGVNNPANLVARQRMHDASFMGGLAFNNAWLGIVHSLSHQVGAMFGIPHGCCNAIFLPNVIRFNQSASTKFPDLARLVGGNTAEDLAQAIEKLRSDVNNIGSIRAYGISEELFEEKLDYMANNALIDPCTGFNPRKPTVEELKTIYRLCFEGAVYQES from the coding sequence ATGAGTAAACTATTTATTGCCGGTGAGCTACACCATGGCGTTGGCACATTGGCCGCATTGAAGGACGTAAAAGGGAAAAGAGCCTACATTGTGACCGGCGGCAGCTCAATGAAGAAAAGCGGTACATTGGAAAGAACCATTGCTTACTTGGAAGAAGCCGGATTAGAGACACGCGTGTTTGACGGTGTGGAGGAAGACCCCTCATCGGACACCTGTATGAAAGGCGCCGCAGCCTTTGCGGAGTTTCAACCCGACTGGATTGTAGGTTTGGGCGGATGCTCGGCCATTGATGCCGCGAAAACAATGTGGATTTTCTATGAACACCCGACGACCGATTTCGATGCACTTATTACACCTTTTCAGGTTCCAGTATTACGCAATAAGGCCAAATTTATCGCCATTCCTTCCACAAGCGGCACAGGTACCGAAACAACGGGCTTGGCCGTTATCACGGATCGGGAAAAAGGTGTTAAATACCCCATCGTTTCTTACGAATTGACGCCAGATATTGCTATCGTGGATGGAGAGATCTGCCAGACGATGCCTGCGCATGTAACTGCCAACACGGGTTTAGATGCGTTGACGCACTGCGTAGAGGCTTACGTTTCCAATATCGATGATATTTTTGCCGACGTGCTTGCAAAGGGTGGTTTGGAAATTGTGTTTGAAAACTTGCCGGAAGGGGTGAATAATCCTGCGAACCTCGTGGCCCGTCAGCGTATGCACGACGCCTCTTTTATGGGCGGATTGGCCTTTAACAATGCGTGGTTGGGGATTGTACATTCTCTATCCCATCAGGTAGGAGCGATGTTCGGCATCCCACATGGCTGTTGTAACGCCATCTTCTTGCCCAACGTAATCCGATTTAACCAATCAGCCAGCACTAAATTTCCTGACCTAGCAAGATTGGTTGGTGGAAATACCGCAGAAGACCTTGCACAGGCTATCGAAAAGCTCAGATCGGACGTCAACAATATTGGATCTATCCGTGCCTATGGTATCAGTGAAGAATTATTTGAAGAGAAGCTCGACTATATGGCTAACAATGCCTTGATCGACCCCTGCACCGGTTTTAACCCAAGAAAGCCTACAGTAGAAGAGTTGAAGACCATCTATCGCTTGTGCTTCGAAGGCGCCGTATACCAAGAGTCGTAG